In Nocardia asteroides, a single genomic region encodes these proteins:
- a CDS encoding TadA family conjugal transfer-associated ATPase yields MSALVTAALLDRVRERLATGTGPPEPEQLAAAIRAEAGGVLGDTDLLRALRLLQTEMTGAGALEPLLHDPAVADVLVTGPGAVWIDRGGGLERTSVTFPDEAAVRRLAQRLALAAGRRLDDAQPWVDGKLPGHAAGIGAAFGVRLHAVLAPVAHGGTCLSLRVLRPATQGLDALTRAGAVAPEARELLTAIIGARLAFLVVGGTGAGKTTLLSGLLATVSRSERIICVEDAAELAPPHPHVVRLVARPANVEGAGAVTVRDLVRQALRMRPDRIVVGEVRGAEVVDLLTALNTGHDGGAGTVHANSPREVPARLEALAALGGMGRAALHSQLAAAVQVVLHVHRRADGSRGLREIGVLRRSGDAEVRIEAAWSAEDGPTPGAPALSALLAERGVTGWWT; encoded by the coding sequence GCGGCTCGCCACCGGCACCGGCCCGCCGGAGCCGGAGCAGCTCGCCGCCGCCATCAGAGCCGAGGCGGGCGGTGTCCTCGGCGACACCGACCTGCTGCGCGCCTTGCGGCTGCTGCAGACCGAGATGACCGGCGCGGGCGCGCTCGAGCCGCTGCTGCACGACCCGGCCGTGGCCGACGTGCTGGTCACCGGCCCCGGCGCGGTCTGGATCGACCGCGGCGGTGGGCTGGAGCGCACCAGCGTCACCTTCCCCGACGAGGCCGCGGTGCGCCGCCTGGCGCAGCGGCTCGCGCTCGCCGCCGGTCGGCGCCTCGACGATGCGCAGCCGTGGGTCGACGGCAAGCTCCCCGGCCACGCGGCCGGAATCGGCGCCGCCTTCGGGGTCCGGCTGCACGCGGTGCTCGCCCCGGTCGCGCACGGCGGCACCTGCCTGTCACTGCGCGTGCTGCGCCCGGCCACCCAGGGGCTCGACGCGCTCACCCGCGCGGGCGCCGTCGCCCCGGAGGCACGGGAACTGCTCACCGCGATCATCGGGGCGCGGCTGGCCTTCCTGGTCGTCGGCGGCACCGGCGCGGGGAAGACGACGCTGCTCTCCGGGCTGCTCGCCACGGTGTCGCGGAGCGAACGGATCATCTGCGTCGAGGACGCGGCCGAGCTCGCGCCGCCGCACCCGCACGTGGTCCGCCTCGTCGCCCGCCCCGCCAATGTAGAGGGTGCGGGAGCCGTGACGGTGCGCGACCTCGTGCGCCAGGCGCTGCGCATGCGCCCCGATCGGATCGTCGTCGGCGAGGTGCGCGGCGCCGAGGTCGTCGACCTGCTGACCGCGCTGAACACCGGGCACGACGGGGGAGCGGGCACCGTGCACGCCAACTCACCGCGCGAGGTCCCCGCCCGCCTCGAGGCGCTCGCCGCACTCGGCGGCATGGGCCGCGCCGCCCTGCACAGCCAGCTCGCCGCCGCGGTCCAGGTGGTGCTGCACGTGCACCGGCGCGCCGACGGATCGCGGGGGTTGCGCGAGATCGGGGTGCTGCGCAGGAGCGGCGATGCCGAGGTCCGCATCGAGGCGGCGTGGAGCGCCGAGGACGGGCCGACGCCCGGCGCCCCCGCCCTGAGCGCGCTGCTGGCCGAGCGCGGGGTCACCGGGTGGTGGACGTGA
- a CDS encoding type II secretion system F family protein, translating into MSAAFACLAVALLLVPPPAARRRLSSLGIGGSMAGSGGVVGISGSPTGSGGVVGISGSPTGVDGRGRVIGGRHQGRLRIILADHRAEAVCFLATAAAALLGVGASIATGVLACTVLLRIRRSRIDRTRETGSADLLDALELVVAELRVGAHPGAAAESAATDACGEAAAAFAVAAGRSKLGGSAADGLERPTSPIAPELARIATAWRIAEEHGLALAELITAARTDLHARQRFRSRTTAALAGARATATVLAALPILGIALGHLMGAAPLDVLLGPGAGTILLPLGATFACAGLLWTDAITRSVLP; encoded by the coding sequence GTGAGCGCCGCATTCGCCTGCCTCGCAGTCGCTCTGCTGCTGGTGCCACCTCCCGCCGCACGTCGGCGGCTGTCCTCGCTCGGTATCGGCGGCTCGATGGCAGGCAGTGGTGGAGTGGTCGGCATCAGCGGCTCGCCGACAGGCAGTGGTGGAGTGGTCGGCATCAGCGGCTCGCCGACAGGCGTCGATGGTCGGGGGCGAGTCATCGGTGGTCGGCACCAGGGGCGGCTTCGCATCATCCTCGCCGACCACCGCGCCGAGGCCGTCTGCTTCCTTGCCACCGCGGCAGCCGCCCTGCTCGGCGTCGGCGCATCCATCGCCACCGGCGTTCTGGCGTGCACCGTCCTGCTCCGGATCCGCCGCTCCCGCATCGACCGCACCCGGGAAACCGGCTCCGCCGACCTGCTCGACGCACTCGAACTGGTCGTCGCCGAACTGCGAGTCGGCGCGCACCCCGGCGCCGCCGCCGAGTCCGCAGCCACCGACGCCTGCGGCGAAGCCGCCGCCGCCTTCGCCGTGGCCGCGGGCCGCAGCAAGCTCGGCGGCTCCGCCGCCGACGGCCTGGAACGCCCCACCTCCCCGATCGCCCCCGAACTCGCCCGCATCGCCACCGCGTGGCGCATCGCCGAGGAACACGGCCTCGCCCTCGCCGAACTCATCACCGCCGCCCGCACCGACCTGCACGCCCGCCAGCGCTTCCGCAGTCGCACCACAGCGGCCCTGGCGGGCGCCCGTGCCACCGCCACCGTCCTCGCCGCCCTCCCGATTCTCGGCATCGCCCTCGGCCACCTCATGGGCGCCGCACCCCTCGACGTCCTCCTCGGCCCCGGCGCCGGAACGATCCTCCTACCCCTCGGCGCCACCTTCGCCTGCGCAGGTCTCCTCTGGACCGACGCCATCACCCGATCGGTACTCCCATGA
- a CDS encoding type II secretion system F family protein — translation MLLLALALLATPSRPPGVRRLRTPGPDAEPEAESTADPLAGASVFDLLAACLRAGLPMTNAARAVAPTAPPVVAGALRRAAELLALGAEASTAWQRAAAECANRPGAEEIDALARLARRSARSGAALATAVTELADHRRAAVEDAAAARAERAGVLIAGPLGLCFLPAFLCLGIVPVVIGLAGRVLGNGLL, via the coding sequence ATGCTGCTGCTCGCACTCGCCCTGCTGGCCACGCCATCGCGGCCGCCGGGTGTGCGCCGACTGCGCACACCCGGCCCCGACGCGGAGCCCGAAGCCGAGAGCACCGCCGACCCGCTGGCGGGCGCCTCCGTCTTCGACCTCCTTGCCGCCTGCCTGCGCGCCGGGCTCCCGATGACGAACGCGGCCCGAGCCGTGGCCCCGACGGCACCACCCGTCGTGGCCGGGGCCCTGCGCCGCGCCGCGGAACTACTCGCACTCGGCGCGGAGGCGAGCACCGCGTGGCAGCGCGCCGCCGCCGAGTGCGCGAACCGCCCCGGTGCCGAGGAGATCGACGCCCTCGCCCGGCTGGCCCGCCGCTCGGCCCGCTCCGGCGCGGCACTCGCCACCGCCGTCACCGAACTCGCCGACCACCGCAGGGCAGCGGTCGAGGACGCGGCCGCCGCGCGCGCCGAACGCGCGGGTGTGCTGATCGCGGGCCCGCTCGGCCTCTGCTTCCTCCCCGCCTTCCTCTGCCTCGGCATCGTGCCGGTGGTGATCGGGCTGGCGGGCCGGGTCCTCGGAAACGGGCTGCTGTGA
- a CDS encoding DUF4244 domain-containing protein, with protein sequence MTESERTGLRARLRHALGADDGMSTVEYAIGTIAAAAFGAVLYTVVTGDNILDALTGIIDRALRTTV encoded by the coding sequence ATGACCGAATCGGAGCGGACCGGGCTGCGCGCGCGGCTCCGGCACGCACTCGGCGCCGACGACGGCATGTCGACCGTCGAGTACGCCATCGGAACGATCGCCGCCGCGGCCTTCGGGGCGGTGCTCTACACCGTGGTGACCGGGGACAATATCCTGGACGCGCTCACCGGCATCATCGATCGGGCACTGCGGACGACGGTCTGA
- a CDS encoding TadE family type IV pilus minor pilin encodes MTVALRGDRGAVTVEAAIAIATLVAVVALCLGALLAASAQVRCVDAAREAARLAARGDGPQAEAGARQVAPTGAEITLRQDGALVVAQVTASVPLLPGLRLRAEAVAAVEPESGW; translated from the coding sequence CTGACCGTCGCGCTCCGCGGCGATCGCGGCGCCGTCACCGTCGAGGCGGCAATCGCGATCGCGACCCTGGTCGCGGTGGTCGCGCTCTGCCTCGGAGCCCTGCTCGCGGCGTCGGCACAGGTCCGCTGTGTCGACGCCGCCCGCGAGGCCGCCCGGCTCGCCGCCCGCGGCGACGGGCCGCAGGCCGAAGCCGGGGCGCGACAGGTCGCCCCGACCGGCGCCGAGATCACGCTGCGGCAGGACGGCGCACTGGTCGTCGCACAGGTCACAGCGTCGGTGCCGCTGCTGCCCGGATTGCGGCTGCGGGCCGAGGCCGTCGCGGCCGTCGAGCCGGAGTCGGGCTGGTGA
- a CDS encoding Rv3654c family TadE-like protein, producing MTAPSARGERGDAPERAVCAHRRGDAPDRAVCAHRERGSATVIACFALLALLTVTAMVAQLGAAVAARHRVQSAADLAALAAAGALLEGPVAGCAAADELAARAGTRLRECTVDQWDVTVVAELRIPLGLFGARFASAAARAGPTDKIE from the coding sequence GTGACCGCTCCGAGCGCGCGAGGCGAGCGTGGCGACGCGCCCGAACGGGCCGTCTGCGCCCACCGTCGTGGTGACGCGCCCGACCGGGCCGTCTGCGCCCACCGTGAGCGCGGCAGCGCGACGGTGATCGCCTGTTTCGCCCTGCTCGCCCTGCTGACGGTGACCGCGATGGTCGCCCAGCTCGGCGCCGCCGTCGCCGCCAGGCACCGGGTGCAGTCCGCCGCCGACCTGGCCGCGCTGGCGGCGGCGGGCGCGCTGCTCGAGGGGCCGGTGGCGGGCTGCGCGGCGGCCGACGAGCTCGCGGCGCGAGCGGGCACCCGGCTGCGCGAGTGCACCGTCGATCAATGGGATGTGACCGTCGTCGCGGAGCTGCGAATACCGCTAGGTCTGTTCGGTGCACGATTCGCCAGCGCAGCTGCTCGCGCCGGTCCGACGGACAAGATCGAGTGA
- a CDS encoding DEAD/DEAH box helicase, protein MSSKQPAACAAPELPLSYGRSLLNRVLVNGPEFDGQLTHVAELPARPAAPDSWPEWAPPEVIAAFRETGVPEPWRHQRQAAELAFSGADVVLATGTASGKSLAYQLPVLSTLHDDPRATALYLAPTKALGADQLRAAGALTHTGALREVHPGGYDGDTTPDVRQWVRANARLVFTNPDMLHLSVLRSHQRWGRLLRGLRYVVVDECHAYRGVFGSHVALVLRRLRRLAARYGADPTFVLCSATAADPAAAASRLIGRECAAVTEDGSPSGPRTIALWEPPLLTGVTGENGAPVRRSATGEAGRFLADLVLEGARTLAFVRSRRGAEATALEARRLLAAVDPELVGRVAAYRAGYLPEDRRALEAALSEGELLGVATTNALELGIDIAGLDAVVMSGFPGTVASFRQQAGRAGRRTQGALVLLVARDDPLDTYLVHHPEALLGKPVEATITDPRNPYVLGPHLLCAACELPLTENEIDALDARAVVAELVADGLIRRRPGRTADEPARWHVTAGSQPHDGVDVRGGIGDPVVIVDSETGRLLGTADAGRALATLHPGAVHLHQGETFEVEELDLDEGVAFVRAEDPGWTTHARQTTSIEVVHTIDQRVSGRVVASLAEVRVTGQVVGYLRTLADGAVLDLVELAMPEQILPSVAVMYTVTPTLLDAAGIVDVPGALHAAEHAAIGLLPLIATCDRWDIGGVSVAEHPDTGLPTVFVYDGQPGGAGFAERGYAALERWLAATRDLVIACECLAGCPSCVQSPQCGSGNHPLDKDGAARLLGAVLREITGATPIRDGGDAAS, encoded by the coding sequence ATGAGTAGCAAGCAGCCCGCGGCGTGCGCGGCGCCCGAATTACCGCTGTCCTATGGTCGATCGTTGCTCAACCGTGTTCTGGTCAATGGTCCAGAATTCGACGGGCAGTTGACGCACGTGGCGGAGCTGCCCGCGCGGCCCGCGGCGCCGGATTCCTGGCCGGAATGGGCTCCGCCCGAGGTCATCGCCGCTTTCCGGGAGACCGGGGTGCCGGAGCCGTGGCGGCATCAGCGGCAGGCGGCGGAGCTGGCGTTCTCCGGCGCCGATGTCGTGCTGGCGACCGGGACGGCGTCCGGCAAATCGCTGGCCTATCAATTGCCGGTGCTCAGCACCCTGCACGACGACCCGCGGGCCACCGCGCTCTACCTGGCCCCGACCAAGGCGCTCGGCGCCGACCAGCTGCGCGCGGCGGGCGCGCTCACGCACACCGGTGCGCTGCGCGAGGTGCACCCGGGCGGCTACGACGGCGATACAACGCCCGACGTCAGGCAGTGGGTGCGGGCCAACGCGCGCTTGGTCTTCACCAACCCGGACATGCTGCACCTCAGCGTGCTGCGCTCGCATCAGCGCTGGGGGCGGCTGCTGCGCGGGCTGCGCTACGTCGTGGTCGACGAATGCCACGCCTACCGGGGCGTCTTCGGGTCGCACGTGGCGCTGGTGCTGCGCAGGCTGCGGCGGCTGGCCGCGCGCTACGGCGCCGACCCGACCTTCGTGCTGTGCTCGGCCACCGCCGCCGACCCGGCGGCCGCGGCGTCCCGGCTGATCGGGCGGGAGTGCGCGGCGGTGACGGAGGACGGCTCGCCGAGCGGGCCGCGCACCATCGCGCTCTGGGAGCCGCCGCTGCTCACCGGCGTGACCGGGGAGAACGGGGCGCCGGTGCGCCGTTCGGCCACCGGCGAGGCCGGCCGCTTCCTCGCCGACCTGGTGCTGGAGGGCGCCCGCACGCTGGCCTTCGTTCGCTCCCGGCGGGGCGCCGAGGCGACCGCGCTGGAGGCGCGCAGGCTGCTCGCGGCGGTCGATCCGGAGCTGGTGGGGCGGGTGGCGGCGTACCGGGCCGGGTACCTGCCGGAGGATCGCCGGGCGCTGGAGGCGGCGCTCTCCGAGGGGGAACTGCTCGGGGTCGCGACCACGAACGCGCTGGAGCTCGGCATCGACATCGCGGGGCTGGACGCCGTGGTGATGTCCGGCTTTCCCGGCACCGTCGCCTCCTTCCGGCAGCAGGCCGGGCGGGCGGGGCGGCGCACGCAGGGTGCGCTCGTCCTGCTCGTGGCCAGGGACGATCCGCTCGACACCTACCTGGTGCACCACCCGGAGGCGCTGCTCGGCAAGCCGGTGGAGGCCACGATCACCGACCCGCGCAACCCCTATGTACTCGGCCCGCACCTGCTCTGCGCGGCTTGTGAGCTGCCGCTCACCGAGAACGAGATCGACGCGCTCGACGCCCGCGCCGTGGTGGCCGAGCTGGTCGCCGACGGGCTGATCCGGCGGCGGCCGGGGCGGACCGCCGACGAACCCGCACGCTGGCACGTGACCGCGGGCAGCCAGCCGCACGACGGGGTGGATGTGCGCGGCGGCATCGGCGATCCGGTGGTGATCGTGGACAGCGAGACCGGCAGGCTGCTCGGCACCGCCGACGCCGGACGGGCGCTCGCCACCCTGCACCCCGGCGCCGTGCACCTGCACCAGGGCGAGACCTTCGAGGTGGAGGAGCTCGACCTGGACGAAGGCGTCGCCTTCGTCCGGGCGGAGGATCCCGGGTGGACCACGCACGCCAGGCAGACGACATCGATCGAGGTCGTGCACACCATCGACCAGCGGGTTTCCGGTCGCGTGGTGGCCTCGCTCGCCGAAGTCCGGGTGACCGGGCAGGTCGTCGGCTACCTGCGCACCCTGGCCGACGGCGCCGTGCTCGACCTGGTCGAACTCGCCATGCCGGAGCAGATCCTCCCCTCGGTCGCGGTGATGTACACGGTGACCCCCACGCTGCTTGACGCGGCGGGGATCGTCGACGTTCCCGGTGCGCTGCACGCCGCCGAGCACGCCGCCATCGGGCTGCTTCCACTCATCGCGACCTGCGACCGCTGGGACATCGGCGGGGTCTCGGTGGCCGAGCATCCGGACACCGGGCTGCCGACCGTGTTCGTGTACGACGGGCAGCCGGGTGGCGCCGGCTTCGCCGAGCGGGGGTACGCCGCCCTGGAGCGCTGGCTGGCGGCGACCAGGGATCTGGTCATCGCCTGCGAGTGCCTGGCCGGGTGTCCGTCCTGCGTGCAGTCGCCCCAGTGCGGGAGCGGGAACCATCCGCTGGACAAGGACGGCGCTGCTCGGCTGCTCGGTGCGGTACTGCGGGAGATCACCGGCGCAACGCCGATCCGTGACGGTGGCGACGCCGCCTCGTGA
- a CDS encoding cold-shock protein, which translates to MAQGTVKWFNAEKGFGFIAPEDGSADVFVHYSEIQGAGFRTLEENQKVEFEVGQGTKGPQATGVRALS; encoded by the coding sequence ATGGCACAGGGAACTGTGAAGTGGTTCAACGCGGAGAAGGGGTTCGGCTTCATCGCGCCCGAAGACGGCTCCGCTGACGTCTTCGTCCACTACTCCGAAATCCAGGGGGCCGGCTTCCGTACCCTCGAGGAGAACCAGAAGGTCGAATTCGAGGTCGGTCAGGGCACGAAGGGCCCGCAGGCCACCGGAGTGCGCGCGCTCAGCTGA
- the topA gene encoding type I DNA topoisomerase, whose protein sequence is MATRDRGTADQGRPLRRLVIVESPTKARKIAPYLGRNYTVEASVGHIRDLPRGAADVPAKYKGQPWARLGVDVDNDFEPIYVVSPDKKSKVTELKSLLKDADELYLATDPDREGEAIAWHLLETLKPKIPVRRMVFHEITEPAIRAAAADTRDLDSDLVDAQETRRILDRLYGYEVSPVLWKKVMPRLSAGRVQSVATRVIVRRERERMAFRSAEYWDIAAKLDAGEQEAASNPRIFGARLVGVDGARVASGRDFDSSGALKSAAGVVVLDEAHARRLAESLDGVDLTVSSVESKPYTRKPYPPFMTSTLQQEAGRKLRFTSERTMRVAQRLYENGYITYMRTDSTTLSESAIAAARAQATQLYGAEYVHPTPRQFTRKVKNAQEAHEAIRPSGDTFSTPGQLHSRLDTDEFRLYELIWQRTVASQMADAKGTTLTVRVTGHAGTGEECVFSTSGRTITFAGFLKAYVESVDEEAGGQSDDAESRLPALTEGKAVTAVELNPDGHSTNPPARYTEASLIKTLEELGIGRPSTYASIIKTILDRGYVYKRGSALVPSWVAFAVIGLLEAHFGRLVDFDFTAAMEDDLDAIAGGRERRGDWLAGFYFGGETGAEGSVARSGGLKRMVGERLDEIDAREVNSIVLFRDDEDRDVVVRVGRFGPYLERLVTDPDDPEGDPVSQRANLPDDLPPDELTPELAEKLFATPQEGRSLGTDPESGHEIVAKEGRFGPYVTELLPAPEKTEATKTVKKPAAAKPRTGSLFKSMDPATVTLDEALKLLSLPRVVGKDPASGEEITAQNGRYGPYLKKGTDSRSLADESQIFTVSLEDALKIYAEPKRRGRQAGATPPLRELGADPVTEKPMVIKDGRFGPYVTDGETNASLRKGDEVESISDARAAELLAERRARGPVKKVAKKTTKKAAAKKAPAKKTAAKTTATKATAAKTAAKKAPAKKAPAKKAAARSASE, encoded by the coding sequence GTGGCAACACGAGACCGCGGTACAGCCGACCAGGGCCGGCCCCTGCGTCGTCTCGTGATCGTGGAGTCCCCGACCAAGGCCAGGAAGATCGCCCCCTACCTGGGCCGCAACTACACGGTGGAGGCCTCGGTCGGCCACATCAGGGATCTGCCGCGTGGCGCCGCCGACGTGCCAGCCAAGTACAAGGGGCAGCCGTGGGCGCGGCTCGGCGTCGACGTCGACAACGACTTCGAGCCCATCTACGTGGTGAGCCCGGACAAGAAGTCCAAGGTCACCGAGCTCAAGAGCCTGCTCAAGGACGCCGACGAGCTCTACCTCGCCACCGACCCGGACCGCGAGGGCGAGGCCATCGCCTGGCACCTGCTGGAGACGCTCAAACCGAAGATTCCGGTTCGCCGGATGGTCTTCCACGAGATCACCGAACCCGCCATTCGCGCCGCCGCCGCCGACACCCGCGATCTGGACAGCGACCTGGTCGACGCGCAGGAGACCAGGCGCATCCTGGACCGGCTGTACGGCTACGAGGTCAGCCCGGTGCTGTGGAAGAAGGTCATGCCACGGCTCTCGGCAGGCCGGGTGCAGTCGGTGGCCACCAGGGTCATCGTGCGCCGCGAGCGCGAGCGGATGGCCTTCCGCTCGGCCGAGTACTGGGATATCGCCGCCAAGCTGGACGCGGGCGAGCAGGAGGCCGCGAGCAATCCGCGGATCTTCGGCGCCCGCCTGGTCGGCGTGGACGGCGCCCGGGTCGCCTCGGGCCGCGACTTCGACTCCAGCGGCGCGCTCAAGTCGGCCGCCGGGGTCGTCGTGCTCGACGAGGCGCACGCGCGCAGGCTCGCCGAGTCGCTCGACGGCGTCGACCTGACCGTCAGCTCGGTCGAGTCCAAGCCGTACACGCGCAAGCCGTACCCGCCGTTCATGACCTCGACGCTGCAGCAGGAGGCCGGGCGCAAGCTGCGCTTCACCTCCGAGCGCACCATGCGGGTGGCGCAGCGGCTGTACGAGAACGGCTACATCACCTACATGCGCACCGACTCGACGACGCTCTCCGAGTCGGCCATCGCCGCAGCGCGCGCGCAGGCCACCCAGCTCTACGGCGCCGAGTACGTGCACCCGACCCCGCGGCAGTTCACCCGCAAGGTGAAGAACGCGCAGGAGGCACACGAGGCGATCCGCCCCTCCGGCGACACCTTCTCGACCCCGGGCCAGCTGCACTCGCGGCTGGACACCGACGAGTTCCGGCTCTACGAGCTGATCTGGCAGCGCACCGTCGCCTCGCAGATGGCCGACGCCAAGGGCACCACGCTGACGGTCCGGGTCACCGGGCACGCGGGCACCGGCGAGGAGTGCGTGTTCTCCACCTCCGGCCGCACCATCACCTTCGCCGGCTTCCTCAAGGCGTACGTGGAGAGCGTGGACGAGGAGGCCGGCGGCCAGTCCGACGACGCCGAGTCCAGGCTGCCCGCGCTCACCGAGGGCAAGGCCGTCACCGCGGTCGAGCTGAACCCGGACGGGCACAGCACCAACCCGCCCGCCCGCTACACCGAGGCCTCGCTGATCAAGACGCTCGAGGAACTCGGCATCGGCAGGCCGTCGACCTACGCCTCGATCATCAAGACCATCCTCGACCGCGGCTACGTCTACAAGCGCGGCAGCGCGCTCGTCCCGTCCTGGGTGGCGTTCGCGGTGATCGGGCTGCTGGAGGCGCACTTCGGCAGGTTGGTCGACTTCGACTTCACCGCCGCCATGGAGGACGACCTGGACGCCATCGCCGGCGGCAGGGAGCGCCGCGGCGACTGGCTGGCAGGCTTCTACTTCGGCGGCGAGACCGGGGCCGAGGGCTCGGTCGCGCGCTCCGGCGGGCTGAAGCGGATGGTCGGCGAGCGGCTGGATGAGATCGACGCCCGCGAGGTCAACTCGATCGTCCTGTTCCGCGACGACGAGGACCGGGACGTCGTGGTCCGGGTCGGCCGGTTCGGCCCGTACCTGGAGCGGCTCGTCACCGACCCGGACGACCCGGAGGGCGACCCGGTCTCGCAGCGGGCCAACCTGCCCGACGACCTGCCCCCGGACGAGCTCACCCCCGAGCTCGCCGAGAAGCTCTTCGCGACCCCGCAGGAGGGCCGCTCGCTCGGCACCGACCCGGAGTCCGGGCACGAGATCGTGGCGAAGGAGGGCCGGTTCGGCCCGTACGTCACCGAGCTGCTGCCCGCCCCGGAGAAGACCGAGGCGACGAAGACGGTGAAGAAGCCCGCCGCGGCCAAGCCGCGCACCGGCTCGCTCTTCAAGTCTATGGATCCCGCGACCGTCACCCTCGACGAGGCGCTGAAGCTGCTCTCGCTGCCGCGGGTGGTCGGCAAGGATCCCGCCTCCGGCGAGGAGATCACCGCGCAGAACGGGCGCTACGGGCCGTACCTGAAGAAGGGCACCGACTCCCGCTCGCTCGCCGACGAGAGCCAGATCTTCACCGTCTCGCTGGAGGACGCGCTGAAGATCTACGCCGAGCCCAAGCGGCGCGGCAGGCAGGCCGGGGCCACGCCGCCGCTGCGTGAACTCGGCGCCGACCCGGTGACCGAGAAGCCCATGGTGATCAAGGACGGGCGCTTCGGCCCGTACGTCACCGACGGCGAGACCAACGCCAGCCTGCGCAAGGGTGACGAGGTCGAGAGCATCAGCGACGCGCGCGCCGCCGAGCTGCTCGCCGAGCGGCGGGCGCGCGGGCCGGTGAAGAAGGTGGCCAAGAAGACGACGAAGAAGGCGGCCGCCAAGAAGGCTCCGGCCAAGAAGACGGCGGCCAAGACCACCGCGACCAAGGCGACCGCCGCCAAGACGGCCGCGAAGAAGGCTCCGGCCAAGAAGGCGCCCGCGAAGAAGGCGGCCGCGCGCAGCGCCAGCGAGTAG
- a CDS encoding DNA polymerase III subunit delta' gives MAGVFDRLVGQETVEAELTAAATAAREGRMSGAMTHSWLFTGPPGSGRSVAAVCFAAALQCTTPGIVGCGHCHACATVLAGTHGDVRRIVPEGLSISVREMRDIVQIAARRPSTGRWQVVVVEDADRLTEGAGNALLKAVEEPPERTVFLLCAPTVDPEDISITLRSRCRHVHLVTPSVPAIARVLKERDGLPADAADWAASVSGGHVGRARRLATDPEARARRKKSLALVGAVGRGNGYTAADELVKAADDEAKEMSADRDEPEREELATALGAGGTGKGAAGATRGSAGVLKDLERRQKSRATRTGRDALDRTLIDIAGVYRDAIAVRFGAVRAGVSLTHPDLSDPIHDLADRVSPEGLLRSVEAVLACREALDLNVKPRFAVAAMVAALIEAQTK, from the coding sequence GTGGCGGGAGTCTTCGATCGATTGGTCGGGCAGGAAACGGTCGAGGCCGAGCTGACCGCCGCCGCGACCGCGGCCCGCGAGGGCCGGATGTCCGGCGCCATGACGCATTCCTGGCTGTTCACCGGCCCGCCCGGCTCCGGCCGGTCGGTGGCCGCCGTGTGCTTCGCGGCGGCCCTGCAGTGTACGACGCCCGGGATCGTCGGCTGTGGCCACTGTCATGCCTGCGCCACCGTGCTCGCCGGCACGCACGGCGACGTGCGCCGGATCGTGCCGGAGGGGCTCAGCATCAGCGTCAGGGAGATGCGCGACATCGTGCAGATCGCCGCCCGCAGGCCGAGCACCGGCCGCTGGCAGGTTGTGGTCGTCGAGGACGCCGACCGGCTGACCGAGGGCGCGGGCAACGCCCTGCTCAAAGCGGTCGAGGAGCCGCCCGAGCGCACCGTCTTCCTGCTCTGCGCCCCCACCGTCGACCCCGAGGACATCTCCATCACGCTGCGCTCCCGCTGCAGACACGTCCACCTGGTGACCCCTTCGGTGCCCGCCATCGCCCGGGTACTGAAGGAACGCGACGGCCTCCCCGCCGACGCCGCCGACTGGGCCGCCTCGGTGAGCGGCGGCCACGTCGGCCGCGCCCGGCGGCTCGCCACCGACCCCGAGGCGCGGGCCCGCCGCAAGAAGTCGCTCGCCCTCGTCGGCGCCGTCGGCCGCGGCAACGGCTACACCGCCGCCGACGAACTGGTCAAAGCCGCCGACGACGAGGCGAAGGAGATGAGCGCGGACCGCGACGAGCCGGAGCGTGAGGAACTCGCCACCGCACTCGGCGCTGGCGGCACCGGCAAGGGCGCCGCCGGCGCCACCCGCGGCTCGGCCGGCGTGCTCAAAGATCTCGAACGCCGCCAGAAATCTCGCGCCACCCGCACCGGCCGCGACGCACTCGACCGCACCCTGATCGATATCGCAGGCGTCTACCGCGACGCCATCGCCGTCCGCTTCGGCGCCGTCCGCGCCGGCGTCTCGCTCACCCACCCCGACCTCAGCGACCCCATCCACGACCTCGCCGACCGCGTCTCCCCCGAGGGGCTGCTCCGCTCCGTCGAAGCCGTCCTCGCCTGCCGCGAAGCGCTCGACCTGAACGTCAAACCGCGCTTCGCCGTCGCCGCGATGGTCGCCGCGCTCATCGAGGCCCAAACGAAGTGA